Proteins co-encoded in one Paracrocinitomix mangrovi genomic window:
- a CDS encoding LVIVD repeat-containing protein: protein MKIKLFIFLLTVSIGSNAQDYQNVQLQDVWNDTNITLAVEEARYSDVWGFNYNGQNYCAIGSSEGVEVLMVTDDELVRVDRKAGAFQGYTVVHRDYKTYKNYLYAVGDEGTATLQIFDISYLPDSISKVYDSNSLFGICHNIYIDTVKAKLYASGTNGMGMKVFDISDPINPVLTHDFNNVNYVHDCYVRNDTAYLNCGFDGLQIYNFAGAVPIQLGVLDFYANQGYNHSGWLSKDGKNYVFIDETEGTKIKLCEVNDLSIIQVNETFGTSDYLDYVPHNVILLNKLAFVAYYNEGFRVYDISRSPIKEIAYYDTFDQETAYKFNGAWGVYVFENSNQVVILDRQNGAHLFSFPIDIMESNSSGVVQTNIPLIDENSIILARDYFNEGKIKFSIFDLRGAAVLHQEDYLNWVNVPLNLRAGVYYFGIYNEDAELLESGKFAVVR, encoded by the coding sequence ATGAAAATTAAATTATTCATATTTCTACTAACCGTGAGTATCGGTTCTAATGCGCAAGATTATCAAAATGTGCAATTGCAAGATGTTTGGAATGATACCAACATCACACTGGCAGTTGAAGAAGCACGGTATTCTGACGTTTGGGGATTTAATTACAATGGGCAAAATTATTGCGCCATTGGATCTTCTGAGGGCGTTGAAGTATTAATGGTAACAGATGATGAATTAGTGCGGGTAGACAGAAAAGCGGGCGCGTTTCAAGGTTATACTGTGGTTCATAGGGATTATAAAACCTATAAAAATTACTTGTACGCAGTAGGAGATGAAGGTACTGCTACCTTACAAATTTTTGACATTTCTTATTTGCCTGATTCTATCTCAAAAGTATATGATAGCAATAGTTTGTTTGGGATATGCCACAATATCTACATTGATACTGTAAAAGCAAAATTGTACGCATCAGGAACCAATGGTATGGGAATGAAAGTTTTTGATATTTCAGATCCTATTAATCCTGTTTTAACACATGACTTTAACAATGTAAACTATGTACATGATTGTTATGTAAGAAACGATACAGCCTATTTAAATTGTGGTTTTGACGGTTTACAGATTTATAATTTCGCAGGTGCTGTTCCCATTCAGTTAGGAGTGCTTGATTTTTACGCCAATCAAGGATATAATCACAGTGGTTGGCTCTCAAAGGATGGAAAAAATTATGTCTTTATTGATGAAACAGAAGGCACAAAAATCAAACTGTGTGAGGTTAATGACCTTTCTATTATTCAGGTAAACGAAACCTTTGGAACAAGTGATTATTTGGATTATGTTCCGCACAATGTTATACTCCTGAATAAATTGGCTTTTGTGGCTTATTACAATGAAGGTTTTAGGGTGTATGATATCAGTAGATCGCCGATTAAAGAAATAGCTTATTACGATACATTTGATCAAGAAACGGCTTATAAATTTAATGGAGCTTGGGGTGTATACGTTTTTGAAAACAGTAATCAGGTGGTAATTTTAGATCGCCAAAATGGTGCGCATTTATTTAGTTTCCCTATTGATATCATGGAGTCTAACAGTTCAGGTGTTGTTCAAACTAACATCCCTTTAATTGATGAAAACAGCATTATTTTAGCACGTGATTACTTCAATGAAGGTAAAATCAAATTCAGCATCTTTGATTTGAGAGGAGCGGCAGTTTTGCACCAGGAAGACTATTTAAATTGGGTAAATGTTCCATTAAATCTTCGCGCAGGAGTTTATTATTTCGGTATCTACAATGAAGATGCTGAACTACTAGAGTCTGGTAAGTTTGCTGTTGTCAGATAA